A single Patescibacteria group bacterium DNA region contains:
- the secA gene encoding preprotein translocase subunit SecA: MPNSVFKVKKIRKSPGAGWHARRLLSSAGLKVSGFVIELRLIVFGFLGNLFDSNEKQLNKLTPVVEEINQLESEIKPLSDEKLQAKTPEFKKRLEKGETLDDLLPEVFAVVREAIRRKQGERAYDVQLMAAISLHQGKAAEQKTGEGKTLTSALTLYLNALEGKGCHMITVNDYLARRDAGWYGQTLHFLGLEIGCIVHDNAFILDPSYVDDSEHDPRLQHLRPVERREAYQADITYGTNNEFGFDYLRDNMAHSFSGMVQTNSNDDVGAHNFAIVDEVDFILIDEARTPLIISAPREEATEKYYEFAKLTEGLVSGTDFEVDEKEKTANLTELGLRKVERKLGVDNLYEQDFETVRHVEQALRARTLFERDVDYIVKEGQVIIVDEFTGRLMLGRRYSEGLHQAIEAKEGVPIRKESQTLATISIQNYFRMYDKLAGMSGTIMTEAEEFKKIYGLDSIAIPTHKPVIRDDRSDLVYKTKSAKWRAVVGEIEECYERGQPVLVGTTSVEKNELVHSLLERKHVPHEILNAKNHQREAEIIAQAGRPKSVTVATNMAGRGVDIKLGGDPVDREEQEQVLDLGGLHVVGTERHEARRIDNQLRGRAGRQGDPGSSQFFVSLEDDLMRIFGGDRVKALMDRFGMEEDVPLEHPMVSGSIERAQKKVEGYNFDIRKHLVEYDDVANVQREIVYKLRRRILSAVENSGGAEGEKRLDWLLEKLESYSDDLPEVWETRREELGETWFEIVKEISLGVVDTFWMEHIDTLTDLREGIGLRGHARRDPLVEYKREARELFEKLMRDIYSNTAERLVRVRISSPDEISAPKMPRRIQLQHEKPELGVRDEKAALSGQPHSSAPGASPAAGGQRKKLKPIEKEEEPGRNDPCPCGATYPDGTPKKYKHCCGR; this comes from the coding sequence ATGCCAAATTCAGTCTTCAAGGTAAAAAAAATTAGAAAAAGCCCGGGTGCAGGGTGGCACGCGCGGCGGCTTTTATCCTCGGCCGGTTTAAAGGTAAGTGGGTTCGTGATAGAATTGAGGCTGATTGTGTTTGGATTTTTGGGGAATCTTTTTGATTCTAACGAGAAACAATTAAACAAGCTTACACCTGTAGTAGAGGAGATAAACCAACTCGAGAGCGAGATTAAGCCTCTTTCTGACGAGAAACTGCAGGCAAAGACACCTGAGTTTAAGAAGCGTTTAGAAAAAGGAGAAACTTTAGATGATTTACTACCGGAAGTCTTTGCGGTTGTCCGAGAAGCAATTCGAAGGAAACAAGGCGAGCGTGCTTATGATGTTCAGCTTATGGCTGCTATTTCGCTCCACCAAGGAAAAGCAGCAGAGCAGAAGACTGGTGAGGGTAAAACTTTAACCTCAGCTCTTACACTTTACCTTAATGCTTTGGAAGGTAAGGGGTGTCATATGATTACAGTTAACGATTATCTAGCTAGGCGTGATGCTGGCTGGTATGGTCAAACTTTGCACTTTTTAGGTTTGGAAATTGGTTGTATTGTACATGACAACGCTTTTATTTTAGATCCTTCTTACGTAGATGATTCGGAACACGATCCCCGACTTCAGCATCTTCGTCCTGTTGAGAGAAGAGAAGCCTACCAAGCAGATATAACTTATGGTACGAACAATGAATTTGGTTTTGATTATTTAAGAGATAATATGGCGCACAGTTTTTCCGGAATGGTGCAAACTAATTCTAACGATGATGTGGGAGCTCACAATTTTGCTATTGTGGACGAAGTAGACTTTATCTTAATTGATGAGGCAAGAACACCTCTTATTATTTCTGCTCCAAGAGAGGAAGCAACTGAAAAATATTATGAATTTGCAAAATTAACTGAGGGCTTGGTTTCGGGGACCGATTTTGAGGTGGATGAAAAGGAAAAGACAGCTAACCTTACAGAGCTTGGGTTACGCAAGGTAGAACGCAAGCTAGGGGTTGATAATCTTTACGAGCAGGATTTTGAAACTGTGCGCCACGTAGAGCAAGCGCTACGAGCCCGCACTTTGTTTGAAAGGGATGTGGATTATATTGTGAAAGAGGGGCAAGTAATAATTGTGGATGAATTTACTGGTAGGTTAATGCTGGGGCGCCGTTATAGTGAGGGTTTGCATCAGGCAATTGAAGCTAAGGAGGGTGTTCCTATTAGGAAAGAATCCCAAACTTTAGCAACTATCTCAATTCAGAATTATTTTCGGATGTACGACAAACTTGCGGGCATGAGCGGAACCATAATGACGGAGGCAGAAGAGTTTAAGAAAATTTATGGATTAGATTCAATTGCTATTCCTACTCACAAACCAGTTATTAGAGACGACCGATCAGACTTAGTTTATAAAACTAAGTCAGCAAAATGGCGAGCAGTAGTAGGGGAAATAGAAGAGTGCTATGAGCGCGGTCAACCTGTGTTGGTGGGAACTACATCGGTAGAAAAGAACGAGCTAGTGCATAGCTTATTAGAAAGAAAACATGTTCCCCACGAAATTTTGAATGCAAAAAATCACCAGCGCGAGGCTGAGATTATTGCCCAGGCTGGTCGTCCTAAATCCGTTACTGTAGCTACTAACATGGCTGGTCGGGGTGTGGATATTAAATTAGGTGGAGATCCAGTTGATAGAGAAGAGCAAGAACAGGTCTTGGATTTGGGTGGGCTACATGTTGTTGGTACGGAGCGGCACGAGGCAAGAAGGATTGATAACCAGTTGCGTGGGCGTGCAGGTAGGCAAGGGGATCCAGGCTCAAGCCAATTTTTTGTTTCTCTGGAAGATGACTTAATGCGTATTTTTGGTGGAGATAGGGTAAAAGCATTAATGGATAGATTTGGGATGGAGGAGGATGTTCCCTTGGAGCATCCTATGGTGTCTGGTTCTATTGAAAGAGCTCAAAAGAAGGTGGAGGGTTACAATTTTGATATTCGAAAGCATCTTGTAGAGTATGATGATGTTGCTAATGTCCAGCGGGAGATTGTTTACAAGTTGAGAAGGAGAATATTATCAGCGGTTGAAAATTCTGGGGGTGCGGAGGGGGAAAAGCGGTTGGATTGGCTTCTCGAAAAGCTTGAAAGTTATAGTGATGATTTACCTGAAGTTTGGGAAACACGCCGAGAAGAATTGGGCGAGACATGGTTTGAAATTGTGAAGGAAATTTCTTTGGGAGTTGTTGATACTTTTTGGATGGAGCATATTGATACTCTTACTGATTTGCGGGAGGGAATTGGCTTGCGGGGACACGCCCGCCGTGATCCGTTGGTGGAATATAAAAGAGAAGCGCGAGAACTTTTTGAAAAACTAATGAGGGATATTTATTCTAACACTGCCGAACGGCTAGTACGTGTGAGAATTTCTTCGCCTGATGAGATTTCTGCTCCCAAAATGCCGCGCCGAATTCAGCTTCAGCACGAGAAACCGGAGCTAGGGGTTAGGGATGAGAAAGCTGCTTTGTCAGGGCAGCCGCATTCCTCAGCCCCCGGGGCTTCTCCTGCGGCTGGTGGGCAAAGAAAGAAGCTTAAGCCGATTGAGAAAGAGGAAGAGCCGGGGAGGAATGACCCCTGTCCTTGTGGTGCAACATATCCAGACGGTACTCCCAAGAAATATAAGCATTGTTGTGGTCGTTAA
- a CDS encoding undecaprenyl-diphosphate phosphatase: protein MNSFQAFVLGIVQGITEFFPVSSSGHLILLPKVFGWKEQSLALDAFLHLGTGIAVLFYFRKEWWGMFTSLFTDLKQGVFTDAVVQIPFSEFSADSRQLVFLVLASIPAGMVGILLNDWVGANLRSPKIIAGALLIVALIMIIADTVGLRVLEELRLIPSLEIGFSQILALIPGVSRSGITISAGLFSGLTVQSATRFSFLLATPVVLGAGLWGLFTLTSLDTSFSVLVTGFVSSFLFGFIAIEFFLGLVDNIGLVPFAVYRIVLALVVFLLFI from the coding sequence ATGAATAGTTTTCAAGCTTTTGTACTAGGTATTGTCCAGGGCATAACTGAGTTTTTTCCGGTATCCTCTTCGGGGCATCTTATTCTTTTACCCAAGGTCTTTGGTTGGAAGGAGCAGTCTTTGGCTTTGGACGCTTTCTTGCATCTAGGAACTGGCATTGCTGTTCTCTTTTATTTTCGTAAAGAATGGTGGGGGATGTTTACGTCGTTGTTTACGGATTTAAAACAAGGTGTTTTTACGGATGCTGTAGTTCAGATTCCATTCTCTGAGTTTTCGGCTGATTCTCGCCAACTTGTTTTTCTTGTTCTGGCTTCTATTCCGGCGGGTATGGTTGGGATTCTTTTAAACGATTGGGTGGGAGCAAATTTGCGTTCCCCAAAAATAATTGCTGGTGCGCTTTTAATTGTAGCTTTAATAATGATTATTGCTGATACAGTTGGACTACGTGTTTTGGAGGAGTTACGACTTATACCATCTCTGGAGATTGGCTTTTCGCAGATTTTGGCACTGATTCCGGGTGTATCCCGTTCGGGGATTACGATTTCCGCGGGACTTTTTTCGGGGTTGACTGTCCAATCTGCAACGCGTTTTTCATTTCTTTTGGCAACGCCGGTAGTTTTGGGAGCGGGACTCTGGGGTCTTTTTACTTTGACGTCGCTTGATACCTCTTTTTCGGTTCTGGTTACGGGTTTTGTGTCTTCTTTTCTTTTTGGTTTTATAGCTATTGAATTTTTTCTGGGTTTGGTGGATAATATAGGTCTAGTACCCTTTGCTGTTTATAGAATAGTTTTGGCTTTGGTTGTGTTTCTTCTATTCATTTAA
- a CDS encoding PD-(D/E)XK nuclease family protein, which yields MRDISKFIAQMVWSPSSILQILGCARKFFLDRIMRVVTPAPWYLPFGDACHKATEALHIGSGANRGKFEPTPERPFFFKSKESFGGFWKWRWKRSIEEYRKRYGDVTWQYEGQYWKLMRTGEELLTGSPDNIGYWDRFLSLPQSLGLGPVEILEVEYTLPTVELFERYPFTGRIDQLWHLPQRDMLAIVDITTSRLENIKLLQISAYIEGLKAVLSKKPEVAAHFGNLPIMGIVWSLRSGELRKLESYNRQRLEGQFATAQSVLLEQKWTPIDNDHTCKYCRFNSVCRKEPFESLETNVGDKGGNSPPTVKPTEGKEEPKSPEQLKLPHNREDGGWFRGWKVRGDKPPK from the coding sequence ATGCGAGATATTAGCAAGTTTATTGCGCAGATGGTCTGGAGCCCAAGTAGTATTCTCCAGATACTGGGTTGCGCCCGTAAGTTTTTCCTAGATCGGATAATGAGGGTGGTTACCCCAGCACCTTGGTACCTACCTTTTGGGGATGCTTGCCACAAAGCAACTGAAGCCCTCCACATTGGTTCCGGCGCCAACAGGGGTAAGTTTGAACCCACCCCAGAAAGGCCGTTCTTTTTCAAATCCAAAGAGTCATTTGGCGGATTTTGGAAATGGCGCTGGAAAAGAAGCATTGAAGAATACCGGAAGCGGTACGGGGATGTAACCTGGCAATACGAAGGACAGTACTGGAAACTTATGAGAACGGGAGAAGAATTGCTTACTGGTTCCCCGGACAACATTGGTTACTGGGACCGCTTTCTAAGCTTACCCCAAAGCCTTGGTTTGGGGCCTGTTGAAATCTTAGAAGTAGAGTACACACTCCCTACGGTTGAGCTGTTTGAAAGGTACCCCTTTACCGGGCGTATCGATCAGCTTTGGCACCTACCCCAAAGAGATATGCTAGCAATTGTTGACATAACCACAAGCCGGCTCGAAAACATCAAACTACTGCAGATTTCCGCCTACATTGAGGGCCTAAAAGCAGTCCTTTCTAAAAAGCCGGAAGTGGCTGCGCACTTTGGCAACCTACCAATCATGGGTATAGTTTGGTCACTAAGAAGCGGTGAATTGCGAAAACTCGAAAGCTATAACCGCCAAAGGTTAGAGGGACAGTTCGCAACTGCTCAATCCGTACTGCTAGAGCAAAAATGGACACCTATAGACAACGACCACACCTGTAAATACTGTCGGTTCAACTCTGTTTGTCGGAAAGAACCTTTTGAATCTTTGGAAACAAATGTTGGAGATAAAGGAGGAAATAGTCCGCCAACTGTAAAACCAACAGAAGGAAAAGAAGAACCTAAATCACCCGAACAACTCAAGCTCCCCCACAATAGAGAAGACGGAGGTTGGTTCCGGGGCTGGAAAGTACGCGGTGACAAGCCTCCTAAATAG